CTACGTCATTTGATTTGGCTAGCTCAATTAGTTTGGCTAGCCCTATCTTGGCTGGCTCTCCTAAGCTGGCAAGCCCAGCAAGGCATCTGAACAAAGCAAGTGCAAAAGCTCCAATAGTCGCTATGAGGAGGAGAACTACATCCAGATCGAGTCCTGCTGAAACGCTTCCCCTCTTACAACGACCCAGTGTATACCATCCATAAGCAGAAAGTAAAGTGATTAAGATTGCTGAAAGCATTCTTGTTGCGTAGAAGACAGTAGCAGCTCTTTCTGAATCGGTTTCAATGATCAAGTATGCTATCACTCCTATTTGAGCTACAAAGGCAAATATGCCAACATTCATGGCCCAAACGTTGCTCAGCTTTCTCTCTGCTGGATTGCGGCTTACGTGTAGGTGCTCTTCATTGGGTGACCGACCGGCtggatcatcatcatcacacgTTGGCTCTGTCGGAGGACTCAGCCATTCCAGCCATTGCTCGGCCATCATGGCTGATGCAGTCAGGCAAAATTCTAGACAAAACGGGTAGAGCCATGGAAAGGTATCTTTGAATACAGTGTGGTGACATTCAGGTTTAGTAAACGTACTGCTGTGTATTGGTTGAGCATCAGAGCTAGCTAAATATGTATTTAGCACACTACTATAGATAGTAAAGTTGAGCTTTACTAGAGCAGTAAAGTTGAGCTTTTCTAGACCATCAATGGTAGTACAGTCTTGACTTTCATCATTAGTGAAAACGCGGTCTTTGCTTTTTATAAACGTCCAACCATAGACGATAAAGTTTGTGATGATCATTTGTATCATAGCTGCACCGTGTACCAACTTCTTCTCAAACAACACTCGTTTCTGAGAATACACTACATAACAAACTTGTGCAAAAATGTAGAGGATCctgaaacaacagaaaacaacagcAGATGTGGAAAAACAGTGCACGCCGCCTGTTGCAAGGGCAGAATCGGCCGTCTGAAAAATTGCAAGCAGTACACTGAAAGCAGCAAACGCTGTGAGAGTCTTGACCAGCAAACTGCTGCCGGTTGCTCTGTGAGAGAGAGCTCCCCGCTCGAACGGCCTGGGTGAACTTCCTGCTGCTTGGAAGTGGCGAACAGTGAGTTTCGTTTTCCCCATGACCCATAACATCCATACCAGAGAGGACACCATCAACAATGAAAGGTACCACTCACCCTCCCTAAACTCGTGTCCAAGAGATCGATTACCAGCACACCAGTATGCAATCAGCACAAATCCGATGGCAAAACTGAGAATACCGCAGACGGCAATGGGAACGGTGAGTTCGACCCCGGCTAGCTTTGTCCTCGACACGACGCCGTCGCCATTTATTTGTAGAGACGACCTCCAGCACGACATTGCTCGATGTTGTCTGAAG
The sequence above is drawn from the Corticium candelabrum chromosome 8, ooCorCand1.1, whole genome shotgun sequence genome and encodes:
- the LOC134182937 gene encoding proton channel OTOP1-like, with translation MSCWRSSLQINGDGVVSRTKLAGVELTVPIAVCGILSFAIGFVLIAYWCAGNRSLGHEFREGEWYLSLLMVSSLVWMLWVMGKTKLTVRHFQAAGSSPRPFERGALSHRATGSSLLVKTLTAFAAFSVLLAIFQTADSALATGGVHCFSTSAVVFCCFRILYIFAQVCYVVYSQKRVLFEKKLVHGAAMIQMIITNFIVYGWTFIKSKDRVFTNDESQDCTTIDGLEKLNFTALVKLNFTIYSSVLNTYLASSDAQPIHSSTFTKPECHHTVFKDTFPWLYPFCLEFCLTASAMMAEQWLEWLSPPTEPTCDDDDPRES